A single Brassica rapa cultivar Chiifu-401-42 chromosome A04, CAAS_Brap_v3.01, whole genome shotgun sequence DNA region contains:
- the LOC103863547 gene encoding putative nuclease HARBI1 isoform X1, producing MSSSSSDGVDEAVEEWFDEEFDNLVDSLVNDQAKKPKRRAYYERHREEGHNQLWNDYFREHATYPPEMFRRRFRMHKPLFLRIVDALRNEVPYFQQRRNAHGRYGLSTLQKCTAAIRMLAYGQSGDTYDEYLRLGESTALLCLDNFTNAIIQLFGDEYLRKPTADDLQRLLDIGELRGFPGMVGSIDCMHWEWKNCPTAWRGQYTRGSGKPTIILEAVASQDLWIWHAFFGLPGTLNDINVLDRSPVFDDVIQGRAPKVNFKVNNHNYRMAYYLSDGIYPKWSTFIQSISLPQTPKAQLFAQHQEAVRKDVERAFGVLQARFAIVKNPALLWDKEKIGRIMRCCVILHNMIVEDERDRFTQFDTDEFESGESSRSSQVDVVSSTESLSNVGEMRGTRNQIRDQQIHHRLKADLVENIWQKFGNFDE from the coding sequence atgtcatCCTCATCGTCAGATGGTGTAGATGAAGCTGTTGAAGAATGGTTCGATGAAGAATTTGATAATCTCGTCGACTCCCTAGTTAATGATCAAGCAAAAAAACCAAAGAGACGGGCTTACTACGAAAGACATCGGGAAGAAGGACACAATCAACTATGGAATGACTATTTCAGGGAACATGCTACATACCCACCGGAAATGTTTAGAAGACGTTTTCGAATGCACAAGCCATTGTTCCTTCGCATTGTGGATGCTTTAAGAAATGAAGTTCCATACTTTCAGCAAAGAAGAAATGCTCACGGAAGGTACGGCCTATCTACACTACAAAAGTGTACAGCAGCTATACGTATGCTAGCATATGGTCAATCAGGAGATACGtatgacgaatatctccgactaGGTGAAAGTACTGCACTTTTATGTTTAGACAATTTCACTAATGCGATAATACAATTGTTTGGCGATGAGTATCTAAGAAAACCTACAGCTGATGATCTTCAACGATTACTGGATATTGGAGAGTTACGCGGGTTCCCAGGAATGGTTGGcagcatcgactgtatgcattgggagtggaaaaattgCCCAACAGCTTGGAGAGGACAGTACACACGTGGTTCAGGAAAGCCGACAATTATCTTAGAGGCGGTGgcatcacaagatctttggatatggcacgcatttttCGGACTTCCAGGTACCCTCAACGATATtaatgttcttgatcggtcaCCGGTTTTTGATGACGTTATACAAGGTCGAGCTCCTAAAGTCAATTTCAAAGTCAACAACCACAATTATCGTATGGCGTACTATCTTAGCGACGGAATTTATCCGaaatggtcaacatttatccaatcaaTCTCACTTCCTCAAACTCCAAAAGCACAGCTATTTGCTCAACATCAAGAAGCCGTAagaaaagatgtcgaacgtGCTTTCGGAGTATTGCAAGCGAGGTTTGCAATAGTTAAAAACCCAGCATTACTTTGGGACAAGGAAAAAATAGGAAGGATTATGAGATGTTGTGTCATACTGCACAACATGATAGTAGAGGACGAACGCGACAGATTCACTCAGTTTGATACAGATGAATTCGAATCAGGAGAGTCAAGCAGAAGTTCCCAGGTTGATGTCGTCTCCTCTACGGAAAGCCTTTCTAATGTCGGTGAAATGCGTGGGACTCGCAATCAAATTCGGGATCAACAAATACATCATcgtttgaaagctgatttagttgaaaatatATGGCAAAAGTTTGGTAATTTTGATGAATAA